A segment of the Anguilla anguilla isolate fAngAng1 chromosome 6, fAngAng1.pri, whole genome shotgun sequence genome:
AGAAGTCGCGCAAGGTAGTTAAATAGCCAACGGTAGGTATCAGAGTGTACCGCCAGTGTTATCTGGTTACCTCGCCAGTCCGCTGTCTTTTGAATATTGAAATATGATATAGCAAGGATATACCTAATCATCTGATCATTTCAACTCGTTCTGTGGATAGCGATGAGTGAGACAGAAGGGGGTCATGTCAAGTTGGAAAGGTACAACTAAGAAAGTGACGTTATCCGGTTTCCCTTTTTGGTAGCAActagttagctagatagcttTAACGAGGATATCAACTACGTAGCTAGTGTGCTAACTTCAACTAACTAGCCGGCTGTACCCCAATATCCTAACGTTTTCTGTGCATTATCCCCTTGTTGCGTATAAAACTACTGTGGCTAGTTGAACTTTGGATAATAGCTAGCGAGATATATGTAAGATGACATTAATACATGTGGATTTGGGTCCCGATCTTCGAATTCTGGAAGGCTAATGTTACCCGAATTAATTTAGCTACTCCCTGAGTTCCTATCAACACTTTAATTCAGATCTGATTATCGAAGAACTGATACTGATAATTCAGGAAGGACCGCGCTATAGCCTATTACCAGCATAATCACAGTTAAATTAtattggactgcatttatatattcttAGGTGTGTCTGCAAACAATTTGACGAATTAATCGGGGTACGTTGAGACGCGTTTTGTATTTCACTCAGTTACTGACAGACCATTCGCATTGCATAACAATATTTTATGCTGAATATCTTCCATCTCGCTGTCACCTAGAAAGTTGAGTGTGAGAAGGGCACAGTTAAGCACTTTCATCATAGCAAGAATGGACCCCGCAAATGGGTCGTTTGTTATGATAGGTGAGGTCAGTTGTTATAattcttttaaatataaaaaaggttggaaaaactattacattttaaaacgaaTTTTACGTTTCATGTTTTCGTACTGAACGGATTACTAGACGTGATTAATAGGAGATCCAGCCTGTTGTTtcttatttaaattacattgaaGTTCATTTCATACACTAGCAACTCAGTTGTTTTCCATCCAGTCCAGATTTTCCCATCTCCATCAGCTCTAAGTAAAAGCAACGACAATAGAAAGTACTGCAACCCAATTAACTTTTTCTGGGCAGTACTTACAGTAACTATATGGTTTcaatttgtatgtgtgttttagttcattacagctACAACAACTTGTAACCGCTGACCCTTATGTGTAACAATCTGCCCCGCCTGCCTGGCCATGTTTTACTGGGTTATGCTAGAGGGTGTCTAAGTCTATGCCGGTCAGTTGAAGAGGGTGTCTATGGGGGTGTGCAACGTGATCGCTAGCTTGTTTCTGATCGGGCGAGGACATCACCAAGCAATTTACCCCATGTCACAACGGACCCCGCGCTCTCCTATGTGTGActgtatgacatcatcacccaaATTCCAAATAATAATGTGATTTACTGCCTTGGCTGGGGACCTCGGTCTGCACTCAGCGAGGAAGTCGTTGGCCTATGTCTTGTTTTGCAGTGAGGATTCTGTTAAAAATTCTGCAGCAGACCTGCAGCATTACAGGGGCGTCACTGCTGTGACTCAGATAATGAGACTGATAACCGTCACTCAGGTTATTTCTGGAGTTTAGAGGTGGAGAATGTAGCAGAGTTCAGAAATGTGAGTGAACATATGAACATATGCTACAGGAGGAGGTGTGCCCTCCGCAGCTTGAATAAGAGTATGATTAGCTCCCTTGGCTAGGCTTGGCCTTTAGCTCTGCGAGCTAATAGTGTTTTTTGATGTCTCGTGCAGATGGTATGAGCCACAGATGCAACTCTAAGCAGACCCACCCCTTTTCTTTCAAAACACACAATTCTTTCACTCAAAACTGCCTTTATCTGTCCAGTAATGTTAAAGCACAGTATTTTAATAACAGCTTAATCTGTCTTAATCTGAATTTCtgggagagtgaggcttcatgaaccaAAACCAGGCAGAGAAGCCATATGCTATCAGTGACTCTGAGCCAATTGTTGTATTTTGTTGTGAAGAGCAGAGTCTCTTgatttcaaacaagccagacacAGAGAGCTCATTATGGCTCTTCCCGGTATGGGGTTCATGAAACCTCGCCGCTTAGGTGCGAGCTCAGGTGAAATGAAATTCAGCAAACACGGCGCGCTCTCCCATGACTAGGCTTAGGAAACAGCGAGCAACTGCTTCTAATAAAGGTAGCCGGGTGATGAGTTCAGgcaaagagttttttttttgaagtactgTATAACTTTACTGCCTAAGGAAATTAGTAGGTCACCCTAATGGGTTCTTTGATGCCGTAAATCAGGAGCTGACCTGAAGAATTGGTACCTCCGGACAGTTAAGCTCGCTGCTGCGGTTGCTGTAATAAAGAGCAAGCCGCCCGGGAGAAGCGGGAGACAGCAGGCCGAACACCTCGCAGCCGAGCTCCGGAGCCAGGATGTGGACTGGAAGGCCAAAGCCCAGAGCCTGCAGGAGGAAGTCCTGCATCTGCGGCAGGAACTGTTTCTTAACAAGATCCTGTCTAGGACTAGCACTTGCGATGGAACAGGTAACGCTTGTCCCTCGTTGCTGTCTTTACTATGCAAATGTCTTTGTCTGTTCAGTGGCTGGATggatttgtattttgtacaATTCTTTGCTTGAGCAATGAAGAAAATTGGAATGCCCATTTGTATTTGTAGGCCTGTCTAATTGTTTCAGTGACCTTGATCAGTTGGGAGGGTACAGACAagcagacattttcttttctgaagcaGAGAATAAACCCATTGACTGacctcagtgacatcactgataATAACTTACTGCCCTGGCTGCTGGCTACAACACTTTCGTGGTCCTCATTTCACATCAGACTAAGTCATGTCTTTGTGCTTGAACAGTGTCTTATCAGACTGAACCTCCCAGAAGCCATATTCAAATGTTCCATAATAGAATTCTGAGGCCCTACTGAAACAACTTGAAAACCTACACACTAAAATGGTCAGTGGTAAATCAATTCTCATGGAGTACATagggtccctattggactcatatgcactctgttagagctgaattaacactggacattttgctgtgtattttattttagtgttgAGCCACCAGAGTATATGTCAGTATACTTTAAAATGACAGCCACATATGGTGTGAACATGAAGGGAATGCAGTGTCATAAAACAAAGACTGTTTTATTACAGGCAATAGGCTGTAGCAAAACAGATGTATATTGAATATTATTGTAATGTGctcaaatgtgttattttattcaacTGTAGAGCCGAGGGACTCAGGCTCATTAAATGTTGCCAGCTCTCAGTGAGGGGTACGAAATCAGTATGTGAATGAATCATTAGGGCTTTGAATGGCTATTGTTGCAGGGGATAAGGCTGCGTTCAGAATTCCGCAATACTAGCCATTGAACCTAGGAAAAACAAGGCTGAAGAGACCTTGTGTGTATTGTCTTATTTTTCGAGTGTCAAAGGTATTGAATGAAGACCACACAAAGGGGTGGACTAATGAGCCTTGGCATCATCGGCACAAAAGGTTGCCTTAGGAACCGGTTCCTTTGATGTGCAAACCGAATTTTTAAATAAGCGAAAACGACTCAGGTGAATGTGCCCGGCGAGAGCTGAATGGTGAAGTTCAGTGGAAAATGGGTAATTGAGTCATAAAAGAAGCAATTGCATCCTATAGAAGAAGGAGGCCCAGGGCAGGGTAGAGAGGAGCACAGATGATCGCGCATTATCTAAGACTTTAAATGACACGTTTGGGTTAGCACGGGGTCGGGGGCTAATGCTCAAGGTCAATGTCTAGCAAGGAGAGCAGGATAATTACGCTGCGCGGAATTGCAGACGCATGCATCGAGCTCACGCTAAAGCTTCTGCTCGCTGTCGTCCGCGCGTCTCAGGAGACGGCGGCATCGATCCGCTCCGCCCGGAGCCCGGGGGCCCCGCGAAGGACACGCCAACCTGGGAGAAGGACTCCGGCTGCGACACGGAGGAGAACTCCGAAGCAGCGCCGCCCGCCCCGGACCCCGGGGAGCTCGCGctggccggccccgccccccgggcccCGTCGAGCTCCGCCCCCGAAGGCGGGCCCCGGGACCGGGCCGTCCTGCTCCACACGCGGTTCCTGCAGAACCTGCTGGGCCTGGCTCGGCTGGAGGGCGAGGACCTCCCGGGCGGGGACCGCTCCGTGGTGCCCGATTCCGTCTGCCAGTTGCTGTCGGGCATGGCGTCGGCGTGCAGAGAGCTCCGCacaccgccccccgccccgctgctCCTCCAGGCCGCCAGGGTGGCGGCCCGGGCGGTGGACTGCGGAATCTCTGGCAGACTGCCGTCAGTGGGCGTCATGGCACAAGTGGAGGACTCCCTGAAAGAGCTCACTGACCTGCTCCTGAATAACAGCCAGCTTAACAGGGTAAGAACAACTTCAGTCCTCTCCTTGTATGTCCTGCATAATCACTATAGCTGTTTGTCCATGTATTTTAGGTCACATACCAGTACACACGTCACATGGTGCCAGGACAAGGGAGGGGGGATTGATTGGAAACCTAAACAAGGACTTTTATAATTGGCCGACCAGTGATAAGTGGCacccaaacaaaacatttgtaagCGGTCAGTTTACAGTTATATTCCAATTTCACTTGGGTGATCAAGCCCAAGGAAAACACACCACAAAACCAAGCTATTTTGGGTTTGAGGGGAGAAACAATAAATCCTACACCGGAGGTCGGCCAGCGACAGCCTCCTGAAGGCATGTCAGACTGCTTTTTTTAAGTGCCTGatgaaagcaataaaaaaaaaaaaaaacaggctgacTACTATTCAAACTCAAGTGCCTGCAGGAGAGGTCGCCGCTGTCCATGGTACTGAAGGTCTTCCATTAGCTTTGGGAGAAGGCGGACTGAATAAATCAGGGTTAGAACACTCTGACCTATCCGCTCGTTGGTGCCTATCCTCAGCCTAGTTactctgtgtgtttaatttgcttgtttacAGTTTCTTTGGCAACAACGCTTGCATGAGTCACCGTGCCTTAAACCTGTCTTATTAGCTGCGAAGGACAGCAGGAACCACTGCCAACCGCTCAAGCagccctttctccttctctgccAATCCTTCTGATGTCAGAGGCTGggtttttaatagtttttgtgcTGTCGTAGCCGTGCCGATTGTGATGACACACCGCTCTCGCAGGCTCGGAATAGTATCAAATCCATTTAACGCCGTTTCCTGAGGTGTTCCCTGAGGGAATGTGGTCGTGTTGAGATCCGGCTCCGGGAGCTTGCTGCGGTTAGCCGTGCCTGCCAGATTGCATGGCGTTGATGCGTCCGATGCGGACAAAAATCAGCAAGTTCCTCTATACGTCTCATTTGTGAACCAACACGAATCGTAATTCGTTCAAATTCTACGCCGGATTCGAACGCGTCGTCCTGGATTTTAAGCACGTTCGTTACCTTCCTTTCCAGGATCAGCGTGTTTCGAGCACGTTGACCTCTCGCGTCCTTTTGCCCCCCCGCGTGCCTCGCTCCGCTCTCACCTCCTTACGGCACGTGACTCAAGAGCAAAGCCGGCTAATTTTCCACCCTGGCGCATTCTGAATGGCTCTTTACGT
Coding sequences within it:
- the mei4 gene encoding meiosis-specific protein MEI4; translation: MSSWKGADLKNWYLRTVKLAAAVAVIKSKPPGRSGRQQAEHLAAELRSQDVDWKAKAQSLQEEVLHLRQELFLNKILSRTSTCDGTGDGGIDPLRPEPGGPAKDTPTWEKDSGCDTEENSEAAPPAPDPGELALAGPAPRAPSSSAPEGGPRDRAVLLHTRFLQNLLGLARLEGEDLPGGDRSVVPDSVCQLLSGMASACRELRTPPPAPLLLQAARVAARAVDCGISGRLPSVGVMAQVEDSLKELTDLLLNNSQLNRFQMQETLAECLTLLGGSSLLKPLLIRHILCQINCFASQLWDICQDEGEGRRRFDVGKYENSFYLLRVLEQLLPGEGGVGGGAGGEGRSQQLGQLESHALRLSEEFPLFAIHAWRAAARPSPAHAVETVDSTRVQR